Proteins co-encoded in one Dehalogenimonas sp. WBC-2 genomic window:
- the nikN gene encoding NikN nickel ECF transporter (additional substrate-specific component NikN of nickel ECF transporter) has translation MSFKKWWLISLGVALLLATVSPLASSSPDGLERVAEDHAFIDTAQSSPFEIIADYVFPGVENEAAATILAGWTGVLVMFGAVYGFSWLITRKRASKPSVSG, from the coding sequence ATGAGCTTCAAGAAATGGTGGCTGATTAGTCTGGGGGTTGCCCTTTTGTTGGCTACAGTCTCTCCTTTGGCTTCCAGTTCGCCCGATGGTCTGGAACGGGTAGCGGAAGACCATGCATTCATTGATACGGCACAATCATCACCTTTTGAAATCATCGCCGATTATGTCTTCCCCGGCGTCGAAAATGAAGCCGCAGCCACGATACTAGCAGGATGGACAGGCGTTTTGGTCATGTTCGGCGCGGTTTATGGCTTCAGCTGGTTGATCACCAGAAAAAGAGCCTCGAAACCGTCCGTCTCTGGCTAA
- the nikM gene encoding NikM nickel ECF transporter (substrate-specific component NikM of nickel ECF transporter), giving the protein MHIPDGFLNAATLATTGAASAGTLGVAVKMAAKKLGEKQVPLMGILAAFIFAAQMLNFPVAGGTSGHLIGATLCVILIGPWAGVIIMSAVLIAQSFIFQDGGLLALGANIFNMGIVAVFGAFVIYKLTIGIFGSNRRGQIIGAAAAGWVSVMLAALAASIELAVSGASPFGIVFPAMAGVHVLIGIGEGLITVFVVSAVLASRADILQMERI; this is encoded by the coding sequence ATGCACATACCCGATGGATTCCTGAATGCTGCAACGCTGGCTACCACCGGCGCGGCCTCAGCAGGGACGCTGGGGGTAGCGGTCAAGATGGCAGCCAAAAAACTGGGCGAAAAACAAGTACCGCTGATGGGCATACTGGCCGCCTTCATCTTTGCCGCTCAAATGCTCAATTTCCCGGTGGCCGGGGGTACCAGCGGACATCTGATAGGGGCGACCCTGTGCGTTATCCTGATCGGACCTTGGGCGGGGGTGATTATCATGTCCGCAGTGCTGATTGCTCAATCATTCATTTTTCAGGACGGAGGGCTGCTGGCCCTGGGAGCCAATATCTTTAATATGGGTATCGTGGCAGTTTTCGGCGCTTTTGTAATCTACAAGCTGACAATTGGCATCTTCGGTAGCAACCGGCGAGGTCAGATTATCGGCGCGGCGGCGGCCGGGTGGGTCTCAGTAATGCTGGCGGCACTGGCCGCTTCTATTGAGCTGGCAGTATCCGGCGCTTCCCCTTTCGGCATTGTCTTCCCAGCCATGGCCGGAGTGCATGTTCTGATAGGCATCGGCGAAGGGCTTATTACCGTCTTCGTAGTTTCCGCCGTACTGGCTTCCCGAGCTGATATTTTACAGATGGAGAGGATATAA